From Pseudomonas alcaligenes, a single genomic window includes:
- a CDS encoding ABC transporter substrate-binding protein — translation MRKNAVIQALLAAGLIASAPLASAASNLVFCSEGSPAGFDPGQYTTGTDFDAVAETMFNRLTQFERGGTAVEPGLATSWDVSPDGLTYTFHLRPGVKFHTTEYFKPSREFNADDVLFTFQRMLDKDHPFRKAYQAEFPYFTDMGMDANIAKVEKLDDLTVKFTLNGVDAAFIQNLAMSFASIQSAEYADQLLKAGKAADINQKPVGTGPFVFKRYQKDAQIRFSGNKEYWKPADVKIDNLIFSINTDASVRMQKLKAGECQITLLPRPADLEGLKKDPNLNMPSQPGFNLGYIAYNVTHKPFDKLEVREALDMAVNKKAIIDAVYQGAGQLAVNGMPPTQWSYDETIKGTEYNPEKAKELLKAAGIAEGTEITLWAMPVQRPYNPNAKLMAEMLQSDWAKIGIKAKIVTYEWGEYIKRAKGGEHDAMLIGWSGDNGDPDNWLGTLYGCDAVDGNNFSKWCDASYDKLIKEAKATSDVAKRTELYKQAQHILKAQVPITPIAHSTVYQPMRKNVQDFKISPFALNAFYGVSVGK, via the coding sequence ATGCGTAAAAACGCCGTCATCCAGGCTTTACTCGCTGCTGGGCTGATCGCCAGCGCCCCACTCGCCAGCGCCGCCAGCAACCTGGTGTTCTGCTCCGAGGGCAGCCCTGCCGGTTTCGACCCCGGCCAGTACACCACCGGCACCGACTTCGACGCGGTGGCGGAAACCATGTTCAACCGCCTGACCCAGTTCGAGCGTGGCGGCACCGCCGTGGAGCCGGGTCTGGCCACCAGCTGGGACGTATCGCCTGACGGCCTGACCTACACCTTCCACCTGCGCCCGGGCGTGAAGTTCCACACCACCGAGTACTTCAAGCCGAGCCGCGAATTCAACGCCGACGACGTGCTGTTCACCTTCCAGCGCATGCTCGACAAGGATCACCCGTTCCGCAAGGCCTACCAGGCCGAGTTCCCCTACTTCACCGACATGGGCATGGACGCCAATATCGCCAAGGTCGAGAAGCTCGACGACCTGACCGTCAAGTTCACCCTGAACGGCGTGGATGCGGCCTTTATCCAGAACCTGGCCATGAGCTTCGCCTCGATCCAGTCCGCCGAGTACGCCGACCAGCTGCTCAAGGCCGGCAAGGCCGCCGACATCAACCAGAAACCGGTCGGCACCGGCCCGTTCGTGTTCAAGCGCTACCAGAAGGACGCGCAGATCCGCTTCAGCGGCAACAAGGAATACTGGAAGCCGGCGGACGTGAAGATCGACAACCTGATCTTCTCGATCAACACCGACGCCTCCGTGCGCATGCAGAAGCTCAAGGCCGGCGAATGCCAGATCACCCTGCTGCCGCGCCCAGCCGACCTGGAAGGGCTGAAGAAAGATCCCAACCTGAACATGCCGTCGCAGCCGGGCTTCAACCTCGGCTACATCGCCTACAACGTCACCCACAAGCCGTTCGACAAGCTCGAAGTGCGTGAAGCGCTGGACATGGCGGTGAACAAGAAGGCGATCATCGACGCCGTCTACCAGGGCGCCGGCCAGCTGGCCGTCAACGGCATGCCGCCGACCCAGTGGTCGTACGACGAGACCATCAAGGGCACCGAGTACAACCCGGAGAAAGCCAAGGAACTGCTCAAGGCCGCCGGCATTGCCGAAGGCACCGAGATCACCCTGTGGGCCATGCCGGTGCAGCGCCCGTACAACCCCAACGCCAAGCTGATGGCCGAGATGCTGCAGAGCGACTGGGCCAAGATCGGCATCAAGGCCAAGATCGTCACCTACGAGTGGGGCGAGTACATCAAACGCGCCAAGGGCGGCGAGCATGACGCCATGCTGATCGGCTGGAGCGGCGACAATGGTGACCCGGACAACTGGCTGGGCACCCTGTACGGCTGCGACGCGGTCGACGGCAACAACTTCTCCAAGTGGTGCGACGCCTCCTACGACAAGCTGATCAAGGAAGCCAAGGCCACCTCCGACGTGGCCAAGCGCACCGAGCTGTACAAGCAGGCTCAGCACATCCTCAAGGCCCAGGTGCCGATCACCCCGATCGCCCACTCCACCGTGTACCAGCCGATGCGCAAGAACGTGCAGGACTTCAAGATCAGCCCGTTCGCGCTCAACGCCTTCTACGGCGTGAGCGTCGGCAAGTAA
- a CDS encoding lysozyme inhibitor LprI family protein, whose product MKPIFFLAALCFVSEITLAEGFYNAKIEAIDDSEWPQVNMLLKVYDESIEPEQFSDALERPTPYDCQAGLEKRGWSCWSIDLQENGRHVTDVHQVSVATRPGDNWSYLWLSYHSTLASIDEGLLTLNLEIPEWSLRSANSQQPLQLYSAKTPALSGSPWKFMLQRSDQQLNTNYQHLQENLSEPEQTLLRKAQRAWLQLRGARCPAQLKSRQTRCLYMTTQDRAEELQQLRQQL is encoded by the coding sequence ATGAAACCAATTTTTTTCTTGGCAGCGCTTTGCTTCGTCAGCGAGATAACTCTGGCCGAAGGCTTCTATAACGCAAAAATCGAAGCCATAGATGACAGTGAGTGGCCGCAAGTAAATATGCTGCTTAAGGTTTACGACGAAAGCATAGAGCCCGAACAGTTCTCTGATGCACTTGAACGCCCAACCCCCTATGACTGCCAGGCAGGCCTTGAAAAGCGCGGCTGGAGTTGCTGGAGCATTGATCTCCAAGAGAATGGGCGACACGTGACCGATGTTCATCAGGTAAGCGTCGCTACGCGGCCTGGTGATAATTGGAGCTATCTTTGGTTGAGTTATCACTCGACGCTTGCCTCAATTGATGAAGGGCTATTGACCCTTAACCTAGAGATTCCCGAATGGAGTCTACGCAGTGCCAACAGCCAACAACCGCTACAACTCTACTCTGCAAAGACCCCGGCCTTGTCAGGCTCCCCATGGAAATTCATGCTCCAACGCAGTGATCAGCAGCTAAACACCAACTATCAGCACCTGCAGGAAAACCTCTCTGAGCCCGAACAAACGCTGCTACGCAAAGCTCAGCGAGCATGGTTACAACTGAGAGGTGCTCGCTGTCCAGCGCAACTCAAGAGCAGGCAAACTCGATGCCTGTACATGACCACTCAGGATCGCGCCGAAGAACTACAACAGCTACGCCAGCAGCTCTGA
- a CDS encoding response regulator transcription factor encodes MSEELPIDGEDQPHLLLVDDDATFTRVMARAMDRRGLRVSVANSADEGLALAKEDLPDYAVVDLKMEGDSGLVLLPKLLELDPEMRVVILTGYSSIATAVEAIKRGATNYLCKPADADDVLTALLSQHADLETLVPENPMSVDRLQWEHIQRVLAEHEGNISATARALGMHRRTLQRKLQKRPVRR; translated from the coding sequence ATGAGTGAAGAGCTGCCCATCGACGGCGAAGACCAGCCGCACCTGTTGCTGGTGGACGACGACGCCACCTTCACCCGCGTGATGGCGCGGGCCATGGATCGCCGTGGCCTGCGCGTGAGCGTGGCCAACTCGGCCGACGAGGGCCTGGCCCTGGCCAAGGAAGACCTGCCGGACTACGCCGTGGTCGACCTGAAGATGGAGGGCGACTCCGGCCTGGTGCTGCTGCCCAAGCTGCTCGAGCTGGACCCGGAGATGCGCGTGGTGATCCTCACCGGCTATTCCAGCATCGCCACCGCCGTGGAGGCGATCAAGCGCGGCGCCACCAACTACCTGTGCAAGCCGGCCGACGCCGACGACGTGCTTACAGCGCTGCTGTCGCAGCATGCCGACCTGGAAACCCTGGTACCGGAAAACCCGATGTCGGTGGATCGCCTGCAGTGGGAGCACATCCAGCGCGTGCTGGCCGAGCACGAGGGCAATATCTCCGCCACCGCGCGTGCCCTCGGCATGCACCGGCGCACCCTGCAGCGCAAATTGCAGAAGCGTCCGGTACGTCGCTGA
- a CDS encoding SIMPL domain-containing protein (The SIMPL domain is named for its presence in mouse protein SIMPL (signalling molecule that associates with mouse pelle-like kinase). Bacterial member BP26, from Brucella, was shown to assemble into a channel-like structure, while YggE from E. coli has been associated with resistance to oxidative stress.) produces the protein MQPFNRLAATLALSLGALASLPALADEPRYNQVSLRAEVSQEVAHDRMFVTLYREAQDKDPARLAAGITKTLNQAIEQARQVKGVKVSLGSRNSYPVYEDEGKKISAWRERAEVRLESADFASLAQLSADLLGELQMAEMNFAVAETTRQQSEDALIKDAVAAFKARAQLATEAVGGKGYKLVSLNLSSGGFQPVMPMRAMAMDSGFSKSAPAPQIEAGSSRVSLAADGVIEVQMP, from the coding sequence ATGCAGCCATTCAACCGCCTCGCCGCCACCCTCGCCCTCAGCCTCGGCGCCCTCGCCAGCCTGCCGGCCCTGGCCGACGAGCCGCGCTACAACCAGGTGTCCCTGCGCGCCGAAGTGAGCCAGGAAGTGGCCCACGACCGCATGTTCGTGACCCTCTACCGCGAGGCCCAGGACAAGGATCCGGCGCGCCTTGCCGCCGGCATCACCAAGACCCTCAACCAGGCCATCGAGCAGGCGCGCCAGGTCAAGGGCGTCAAGGTCAGCCTGGGCAGTCGCAACAGCTACCCGGTGTATGAAGACGAAGGCAAGAAGATCAGCGCCTGGCGCGAGCGCGCCGAAGTGCGCCTGGAAAGCGCCGACTTCGCCAGCCTGGCGCAGCTCTCCGCCGACCTGCTGGGCGAGCTGCAGATGGCCGAGATGAACTTCGCCGTGGCCGAGACCACCCGCCAGCAGAGCGAGGATGCGCTGATCAAGGACGCCGTGGCCGCCTTCAAGGCCCGCGCCCAGCTGGCCACCGAGGCCGTCGGCGGCAAGGGTTACAAGCTGGTCAGCCTGAACCTGAGCAGCGGCGGCTTCCAGCCGGTGATGCCGATGCGCGCCATGGCCATGGACAGCGGTTTCAGCAAGAGCGCCCCGGCGCCGCAGATCGAAGCCGGCAGCAGCCGGGTCAGCCTGGCCGCCGATGGCGTGATCGAAGTGCAGATGCCCTGA
- a CDS encoding AEC family transporter, giving the protein MLAVFQQTIGITAPVFSMLFLGVALKRLRLIDVHFIHTASALVFNVSMPVMLFLAILHADLNTALQPAVLGYFLLATVLGYLLAWGWALLRVPYAERGIYVQGAFRGNNGIIGLALATSLYGDYGLSLGGILGGVVILSYNTLSVIVLEVYNPASKASVWGIAKSILRNPLILGVLSAIPFAYWKVTLPAWLTTSGEYLAQLTLPLALICIGGTLSLASLRASSGLAVSASLMKMLWLPLLATLGAFFCGFRNAELGILFLYFASPTAAASFVMAKAAGGNHELAAAIIVITTLIAVVSTNIGLLVLQSGGWI; this is encoded by the coding sequence ATGCTCGCCGTCTTCCAGCAAACCATCGGCATCACCGCGCCGGTGTTTTCCATGCTGTTCCTCGGCGTGGCGCTCAAGCGCCTGCGGCTGATCGACGTCCACTTCATCCACACTGCCTCGGCCCTGGTGTTCAACGTGAGCATGCCGGTCATGCTGTTTCTGGCCATCCTGCATGCCGACCTGAATACCGCGCTGCAGCCGGCGGTACTCGGCTACTTCCTCCTCGCCACCGTGCTCGGCTACCTGCTGGCCTGGGGCTGGGCGCTGCTGCGGGTGCCCTATGCCGAACGCGGCATCTACGTGCAGGGCGCGTTTCGCGGCAACAACGGCATCATCGGCCTGGCCCTGGCTACCAGCCTGTACGGCGACTACGGCCTGTCGCTGGGCGGCATTCTCGGCGGGGTGGTGATCCTCAGCTACAACACCCTGTCGGTGATAGTGCTGGAGGTCTACAACCCGGCGAGCAAGGCCAGTGTCTGGGGCATCGCCAAGAGCATCCTGCGCAACCCGCTGATCCTCGGCGTGCTCAGCGCCATCCCCTTTGCCTACTGGAAGGTCACGCTGCCGGCCTGGCTGACCACGTCCGGCGAGTACCTGGCCCAGCTGACCCTGCCGCTGGCGCTGATCTGCATCGGCGGCACCCTGTCGCTGGCCTCGCTGCGCGCCAGCAGTGGTCTGGCGGTCAGCGCCAGCCTGATGAAGATGCTCTGGCTGCCGCTGCTGGCCACCCTCGGCGCGTTCTTCTGCGGTTTCCGCAATGCCGAGCTGGGCATCCTCTTTCTCTACTTCGCCAGCCCCACGGCGGCGGCCAGCTTCGTCATGGCCAAGGCGGCCGGTGGCAACCACGAACTGGCGGCAGCGATCATCGTCATCACCACGCTGATCGCGGTAGTCAGCACCAATATCGGTCTGTTGGTGCTGCAGTCTGGCGGCTGGATCTAG
- the pbpC gene encoding penicillin-binding protein 1C, which yields MRVTKPATVTAVLLAALLTLRLWPHAPLREAAPASRLVLAQDGELLRLTLASDGQYRLWLPLEQMAPAMIDTLLLKEDRHFYRHPGVDPSALLRAALATYGGGARQGGSTLSMQLARRLYGLNSRHIAGKLQQIVLALWLEARHSKHDILEAYLNLAPMGGNIEGVEAASRIYFGKSAEQLSLSEALALAVIPQQPGRRAHFGPSLQKARLQLLDIWLAEHPDDPRNAGLLRLPLEARTRAQLPFRAPHLSEQLLASRRDALLHSTLDLRLQRQLEQLITQFVSEHADQGVHNATAILVDSRDQAVKALVGSADYFAADLHGQVNGVQARRSPGSTLKPFLYGLALDQGVIQPMSIIKDAPSAFGAFQPENFDGKFAGPLTAQDALIRSRNVPAVWLASQVHEPSLHGLLQRSGVQRLREEEFYGLGLALGGGELTPAELARLYLMLAGDGRLRSLRYTRDDPATVGAQLLSPQAAFMVRDMLRHNPRPDGLPPDSRGRNWPVAWKTGTSWGFHDAWSAGLVGPYVLVVWVGNFDGQPNPAFIGLKTAAPLFFRIADALPLALPQVQPAADKPPAGLTRVEVCAASGELPNRWCPQTRKTWYWPGVSPIRVSTLHRPVMVDRATGKAACPPFDPASSELQVFEFWPSDLQRLFAAAGLPRRTPPDALRDCQVQPAINSDEVPRITSPLTQVTYSLRLSQPQESIPLSANAASDARLLYWFADQTLLGQSTPQAGLQWRPERSGQYQLRVSDDQGRSASRALRVEFLP from the coding sequence ATGCGAGTTACTAAACCAGCCACAGTCACAGCAGTTCTTTTGGCGGCACTGCTAACCCTGCGCCTGTGGCCGCATGCGCCGCTGCGCGAAGCCGCGCCCGCCTCGCGCCTGGTGCTGGCCCAGGACGGCGAGCTGCTGCGCCTGACCCTGGCCAGTGACGGCCAGTACCGTCTGTGGCTGCCGCTGGAGCAGATGGCGCCGGCGATGATCGACACCCTGCTGCTCAAGGAAGACCGCCACTTCTACCGCCATCCCGGCGTCGACCCCAGCGCCCTGCTGCGCGCGGCCCTGGCCACCTACGGCGGCGGCGCGCGCCAGGGCGGCTCGACCCTGAGCATGCAGCTGGCGCGGCGCCTGTACGGCCTCAACTCGCGGCATATCGCCGGCAAGCTGCAACAGATCGTCCTGGCCCTGTGGCTCGAGGCGCGCCACAGCAAGCACGACATCCTCGAGGCCTACCTCAACCTGGCGCCCATGGGCGGCAATATCGAGGGCGTCGAGGCGGCAAGTCGTATCTATTTCGGCAAGTCCGCCGAACAGCTGTCGCTCAGCGAGGCCCTGGCCCTGGCGGTGATCCCGCAGCAGCCGGGGCGCCGCGCGCACTTCGGCCCGTCTTTGCAGAAGGCCCGCCTGCAGTTGCTGGACATCTGGCTCGCCGAGCACCCGGATGATCCGCGCAACGCCGGCCTGCTGCGCCTGCCGCTGGAAGCGCGTACGCGCGCGCAGCTACCGTTCCGCGCGCCGCACCTGAGCGAGCAGCTGCTGGCCAGCCGCCGCGATGCGCTGCTGCACAGCACCCTCGACTTGCGCCTGCAGCGCCAGCTGGAACAGCTGATCACCCAGTTCGTCAGCGAACACGCCGACCAGGGCGTGCACAACGCCACGGCAATCCTGGTCGACAGCCGTGACCAGGCGGTGAAGGCGCTGGTCGGCTCGGCCGACTACTTCGCTGCCGACCTGCATGGCCAGGTCAACGGCGTGCAGGCGCGCCGCTCGCCCGGCTCGACGCTGAAACCCTTTCTCTACGGCCTGGCCCTGGATCAGGGGGTGATCCAGCCAATGAGCATCATCAAGGATGCGCCCAGCGCCTTCGGCGCCTTCCAACCGGAGAACTTCGACGGCAAGTTCGCCGGCCCGCTGACCGCCCAGGATGCGCTGATCCGCAGCCGCAACGTGCCGGCCGTGTGGCTGGCCAGCCAGGTGCACGAACCTTCGCTGCACGGCCTGCTGCAGCGTTCCGGCGTGCAGCGCCTGCGCGAAGAGGAGTTCTACGGCCTGGGCCTGGCCTTGGGCGGCGGCGAGCTGACCCCGGCCGAGCTGGCGCGCCTGTACCTGATGCTGGCCGGCGACGGCCGCCTGCGCAGCCTGCGCTACACCCGCGACGACCCGGCCACCGTGGGCGCGCAGCTGCTGTCGCCACAGGCGGCCTTCATGGTGCGCGACATGCTGCGGCACAACCCGCGCCCGGACGGCCTGCCGCCCGACAGCCGCGGACGCAACTGGCCGGTGGCCTGGAAGACCGGCACCTCCTGGGGCTTCCACGACGCCTGGAGCGCCGGCCTGGTCGGCCCCTACGTGCTGGTGGTGTGGGTCGGCAACTTCGACGGCCAGCCCAACCCGGCCTTTATCGGCCTGAAGACCGCCGCACCGCTGTTCTTCCGTATCGCCGATGCCCTGCCCCTGGCCCTGCCACAGGTACAGCCGGCGGCCGACAAACCGCCCGCCGGGCTGACCCGGGTCGAGGTCTGTGCCGCCTCCGGCGAGCTGCCCAACCGCTGGTGCCCGCAGACGCGCAAGACCTGGTACTGGCCGGGCGTGTCGCCGATCCGGGTGTCCACCCTGCATCGTCCGGTGATGGTCGACCGTGCCACCGGCAAGGCCGCCTGCCCGCCCTTCGATCCGGCCAGTAGCGAGCTGCAGGTGTTCGAGTTCTGGCCCAGCGACCTGCAGCGCCTGTTCGCCGCCGCCGGCCTGCCTCGCCGCACCCCGCCGGATGCGCTGCGCGACTGCCAGGTACAGCCGGCGATCAACAGCGACGAGGTACCGCGCATCACCTCGCCGCTGACCCAGGTCACCTACAGCCTGCGCCTGTCGCAGCCGCAGGAGAGCATTCCGCTGAGCGCCAACGCGGCCAGCGACGCGCGCCTGCTCTACTGGTTCGCCGACCAGACCCTGCTCGGCCAGAGCACGCCGCAGGCCGGCCTGCAATGGCGCCCCGAGCGCTCCGGGCAGTACCAATTGCGGGTCAGCGACGACCAGGGGCGCAGCGCCAGCCGCGCGCTGCGGGTGGAGTTCCTGCCCTAG
- a CDS encoding lysozyme inhibitor LprI family protein — translation MMKKHIILSTLICMPSLLYAQAQPSPTLEANLLASDSTQWPLTALLLEVSGEGLPIPIKTYCKGEGNCWDMELTINNTPAPVVNQMTIPDRLNYGHAYVWLTYKGSAVDKGAVQNVKVSLTTYGLSYSPPRQTKNDQPPLIVDGIHSDSIISSPWPALLKLIDQKLNDYWKILPKTTQQSLLAEQRIWLSYRDAECAFQAQTGISPIDRCLYQVTEKRLSRLPPVEVRQ, via the coding sequence ATGATGAAGAAGCACATCATTCTAAGCACATTAATTTGCATGCCAAGTTTGCTCTATGCGCAGGCACAACCGAGCCCGACACTCGAAGCCAACTTGCTCGCAAGTGACTCAACGCAATGGCCACTCACCGCACTATTACTCGAAGTAAGTGGAGAAGGTCTGCCTATTCCTATAAAGACCTATTGCAAGGGCGAAGGTAACTGCTGGGACATGGAACTGACCATCAATAACACTCCGGCTCCTGTAGTGAATCAGATGACCATTCCTGACCGGCTCAATTATGGTCACGCCTATGTATGGCTAACCTATAAAGGCTCTGCAGTAGACAAGGGCGCCGTACAAAACGTAAAAGTTTCGCTCACTACATATGGTCTTTCTTATTCGCCTCCTCGCCAGACCAAAAATGATCAGCCACCGCTGATCGTCGACGGGATACACAGTGACAGCATCATTTCCTCACCGTGGCCCGCCTTACTAAAACTTATTGACCAAAAATTGAACGATTATTGGAAAATCCTACCGAAAACCACTCAGCAGTCACTACTTGCAGAACAGCGGATCTGGCTGAGTTATCGCGATGCGGAGTGTGCCTTCCAGGCTCAAACAGGAATTTCTCCCATTGATAGATGCCTTTATCAGGTAACCGAAAAACGACTCTCTCGCCTACCACCCGTGGAGGTGCGCCAATGA
- a CDS encoding ATP-binding protein: MYARVQLFSASRQNLWRLTLIRLLVLAAQAGSVGIAYLTDILPLPWLALSITLGVSLGVCLLTALRLRGPWPVTELEYTVQLACDLVIHSLLLYFSGGSTNPFVSYYLVPLTIAAATLPWFYSMFLAGLALTGYTALLIWYHPMHLNNVQHEAMLISLHLFGMWMNFALSAAFITFFVVKMAGALRSQDELQALRREEGMRDQQLLAVATQAAGAAHELGTPLATISVLLKELRQEYRDKPALQDDLALLQEQVMLCKETLQHLVRAAEADRRQAVFEQTAVQWLEATLNRWHLMRPEATYRFQCLGYGAVPRLSPPADLSQALLNLLNNAADACPEKLDIRLDWDQQWINLSIRDHGAGVPLAIAEQIGKPFFTTKGKGFGLGLFLSQASVTRAGGSVKLYNHEEGGTLTELRLPRLAPGEDHE, encoded by the coding sequence ATGTACGCGCGTGTCCAACTGTTCTCCGCCAGTCGCCAGAATCTCTGGCGCCTGACCCTGATCCGCCTGCTGGTGCTGGCCGCCCAGGCCGGCTCGGTGGGCATCGCCTACCTGACCGACATCCTGCCCCTGCCCTGGCTGGCGCTGAGCATCACCCTCGGCGTTTCCCTCGGCGTCTGCCTGCTCACCGCCCTGCGCCTGCGCGGGCCGTGGCCGGTGACCGAGCTTGAGTACACGGTGCAGCTGGCCTGTGACCTGGTGATCCACAGCCTGCTGCTGTACTTCTCCGGCGGCTCGACCAACCCCTTCGTTTCCTATTACCTGGTGCCGCTGACCATCGCCGCGGCGACCCTGCCCTGGTTCTATTCGATGTTCCTTGCCGGCCTGGCGCTGACCGGCTACACGGCGCTGCTGATCTGGTATCACCCGATGCACCTGAACAACGTGCAGCACGAGGCGATGCTGATCAGCCTGCACCTGTTCGGCATGTGGATGAACTTCGCCCTGTCGGCGGCCTTCATCACCTTCTTCGTGGTCAAGATGGCTGGTGCCCTGCGCAGCCAGGACGAGCTGCAGGCGCTGCGCCGCGAAGAAGGCATGCGCGACCAGCAGCTGCTGGCCGTGGCCACCCAGGCCGCCGGCGCCGCCCACGAGCTGGGCACGCCGCTGGCGACCATCAGCGTGCTGCTCAAGGAGCTGCGCCAGGAATACCGCGACAAGCCGGCCCTGCAGGACGACCTGGCGCTGCTGCAGGAGCAGGTGATGCTGTGCAAGGAAACCCTGCAGCACCTGGTGCGCGCCGCCGAGGCGGATCGCCGCCAGGCGGTGTTCGAGCAGACCGCCGTGCAGTGGCTCGAGGCCACCCTCAACCGCTGGCACCTGATGCGCCCGGAAGCCACCTACCGCTTCCAGTGCCTGGGCTACGGCGCCGTGCCGCGCCTGTCGCCGCCGGCCGACCTCAGCCAGGCCCTGCTCAACCTGCTGAACAACGCTGCCGATGCCTGCCCGGAAAAGCTCGACATCCGTCTGGACTGGGATCAGCAGTGGATCAACCTGAGCATCCGCGACCACGGCGCCGGCGTGCCGCTGGCCATCGCCGAGCAGATCGGCAAACCCTTCTTCACCACCAAGGGCAAGGGCTTCGGCCTCGGCCTGTTCCTCAGCCAGGCCAGCGTGACGCGGGCCGGCGGTTCGGTGAAACTGTACAACCACGAAGAGGGCGGCACGCTCACCGAGCTGCGCCTGCCCAGACTGGCCCCAGGAGAAGACCATGAGTGA